In Planctomonas sp. JC2975, the genomic stretch GCGGAGGGCGACGCGCAGATTGGTGTTCGCCCGCAGGTTGTCGCGGATGACGCCTGCCGGCCGCTGCGTCGCCATGATCAGGTGGATGCCGAGCGATCGACCACGCTGTGCGATGTCGACGACGCCGTCCACGAACTCGGGGACCTCGCCGACCAGCGCGGCGAACTCGTCGATCACGAGCACAAGCGCCGGCGGGCTGTCAGGGTCGCCGCGCTTCTCCAGCTCGAGCAGATCCTTCGCCTTCTTGCGGTTCAGCAGGTGCTCGCGATGGTGCAGCTCGGCGCGAAGGCTCGTGAGCGCGCGACGCACGAGATGGGGGCTGAGGTCGGTGACGAGCCCGACGCAGTGCGGCAGGCTCACGCAGTCGGCGAACGCCGAACCGCCTTTGTAGTCGACGAAGAGGAACGTGACGCGGTCCGGGCTGTACTCGGCGGCCATGCCGAGCACCCAGGCCTGCAGGAACTCGGACTTCCCCGCGCCCGTCGTACCGCCCACCAGCGCGTGCGGACCCTGGGTGCGCAGGTCGAGGTGCATCGGGTCGATGCCGCCGGATCCGACGGTGGCACGGAGCGTTCCGGCGCGACGCGGGACGGGGGCAGCACCGCTCCTGTCGTGCACCGAGTTGTTCTGGCGCCATCTGTCGACTACGGACTCGCTCGTCTCGACGAGATCGTGACCGAGCAGCGTGACGAGGGAGATCGAGCGGGGCAGGTCGCTGGAATCCGCGGCGACCGCGCCGGCATCGATGACGGCGGCCATCCGACGCGCGAAGTCCAGGGCCCCCTGGCCGTCGACGACCTCGGTGGCGACGTCGTCGATCGTCTCGCCGAGACGGACGAATCCGATGCGCCCCGTGCCGGGGACATCGCTCAGCTCGAGGTACGTGCGACAGGCGGCGGGCAGGGCGGCGACATGGTCGCTGATCCAGATCGGGTACACGCCGGCATCGGCGGCACGCTCCGCGAGTTGCACCAAGCGGGCTCGGTCGACGGCCGCGTCATCCGAGATGAGCACCACCATCGCCGGGATGGGCGCCTGCGCGCCCGGCGTCGACTCGCCCTTGGCGACATCGGCCGCGCGCTCCTGTGCCGCAGCGTCGGTCTTCATCGCGCCGCGTCGCTGCGCCTCGCGCTTCGCCAGGCGTTCGTTCACGAGGCCTTCGAGCGCGGAGAGGAGCGTGGCACCGCTGGCAGCACTGTCCGCCAGATGACCAGCCCCGATCGGAGACTGCGGGCTGGAGGTGTGCGGGATCCACTTGAGCCACTCGAGCTCCGCGGACCAGCTCGGCGACAGGATGGCGGCCACGGCCAGCTCCGCCGGGGAGTGCAACGCCGTCAGCTGAACCAGGATGGAGTTCAGGCTGCCGATCGCCTGGTGCGGGGATCCCGCGATGCCCAGGGCACCGGAGTCGTAGAGATTGTCGATGATCGGCACGCCCTCGACGTTGCGATGCCGCTCGACGACGTCGTCGAGACGCTCCTGATACTCCTTCAGGATGCCGCCCCGACCGCCCGTCTTGATGAGGTTGCGACTCGACATGGTGCCGACGCCGAGACGCACGTTCAGGAAGGACCAGTGCTCCGGACGCCTGGTCCAGAGCAGCGGGCCGCGCACGACCGCCTGCCCGAAGGCGTCTTGTGTGGATGGCGACTCCTTGGTGCGCAGGTCGCGTTCCTTCGCCGTCTCCTTCTCGAGCTCCTCGCTGAGCCCGGACAGGCTGTCGTCGAATTCGCCGACGGACTTCCTCAGCCGACGCTTCGCGCGGGTCTTCTCCGTGAGCGCGTTGCCGACCATCATCACGGGGGACATGAGGATGAAGAGCAACGACGTGATCTGCCCCGAGAACACGAACATGACCCCGCCGATGAGGAGCGGGGCGATCATCGCGAGGAGCGGGAACGGTTGCGGTTCCGCCTTCGCCGGCACCTCCGGCGCCTTGAACTCCTGTCCGACGTAGCGGGCCTCCACCTTGGGCGACCGGTTGAAGAACACCGGACCGGCCTTCGGGGCGACCCCGGCGAGCGCCTGCCGATCCGTGATCGTCAGGCGCACCTCAGAGTCGCCGATGAGGAGGGTCTCTTCACGGGTGACGCGCAGGCGCGGCACGATGCCGCCGTCGACCACTATGCCGTTCGCGCTGCCGAGGTCGACGACTTCGACGGCGTCTGATGCCTCGAACCGCACATGCCGTTTCGAGACCAGGTCGTCGTGCAGCACGATGTCGCAGCCGGGGTCGCGGCCGAGCACGGTTGTGCCGAGCGTGATCGGGAACTCGCTGCCGGCATCCGGTCCGTTGACGACCCGGAGCGTGGCGACCTGTGCGCCCCGGCCGAGGTTCTTCGGCGCGTAGTGCAGGCCGGCGTCCGCCAGCTGCACGATGGCCCCGCTGGCGATCCACGCCTCGCCGACGGGTGCTTCGGGAGGCAGCAGCACCCATTCCGATTGTCCGGGAAGCACGGCGTGCAGCGTGAGCGATGCGGGGAGGGATGCCTGCAGCGCCTGACTGCTCAGACCTGCGTTGGCGGGATCGAGCCGCGCGATCGCCGCTGCGATCTCGGAGATGCTGGCCGCGGCATCCGCTGTCACCACGATGTCGGCTGGCTGGCCGGATGGTCGATTGAGCGTCAGCTTGAGGCGCATGGCATGGACTCCAGGAGGACCGAGGCGGTGCCGCGATTCGGGTCACCGATGCCGCGGGAGGCGTCCGCCGCGACCCGTCAACCCTACCGGTGCCACGGATGCGGTCAGACAGCGCAGTTCACTGCGCGTGAGGGCTGCTCGGAGGCTCGGTTCACATCCACCAGCCCATTGGTCGGTCATGAACCGACTGGACCACAAGCACCCGTATTGCTCCTGTGCATCGAACCTCCTGCAGAATCGTCAGATGCCCGCCGCACTCAACAAGCCGAAGAGGAATGCTGTGACGACGAAGGGACGCAAGCAGCGGGCGCCCGATCCGCTCGTCGTGCGCGTCATCGGCTGGATCGCCTGGATCGCGTTCCTCGCTATCTGGGCGATCATCATCGTCGGACTCGTCGTGGAATGGCTCGGCGGCTACAGCCTGACCGAGCGCCACGTGCTGGGTGGAAGCGTCCTCATGTTCCTCGGACTCTGCCTCGGTGGCTGGGTCATCTGGGTGGTGCTCCAGAGCTTCATCGTCGACGGGGAGTGGCATCTGGGCGCAACACGCGCCATCCGGTCTCGCACGTATGTCGTGTTCGGCTTACTCGTGCTCGCCGGGGCGGGAATGCTGGTCTTCGCGGCCTGGGGCCTGTCATTGACCGGCGTGCCGGTCCCCGGCATCGAGATCGCGGGCGCCATCGCCTTCGTCGCCTTCATCGCGTTCGCGCTGCTCGCGTTGTTCGCTGCGGCCATCGCCGGAGCCGTGCTGATGGGCGGATGGCGCTCGGCGTGGGTCGGTGTCGCCCTGGTCGCCGGCTTGGTCGGTGGGTCGAGTGGTGGCGTGCTCGACATCCCCTGGCTGCTGTGGACGGGCATCGGACTTATGGCACTCGCCGGCCTCGGATACTTCATCACGGGCACCCGAGGCGGCTTCGTGCCGCCGTCCGTGCTCAGCGCATATTCCGGGTGGGGAGTCTTCGTCGTCGGAGCGGGATTGATCGTGCTGGCGCTGATCAACGGCTCGAGCACGATGGTGCTCTACGGCGCCATGACGATGGCCGCCTCGCTGGGGATCTGGCTGGGGCACCGCGGCGCGAGGCTCCGGGCCTCCCCGTCCGCCGTCGACGTGGCGCCCGCCTCGGCGAAGCCTGCCGGCGGGCGCCACACGGACTGAGATCACAGGCTCCGCTGGTAGCCGCGGAGCGCTCGGACCGACCACACGTAGGCCAGCACCGCGAGCAGCACCAGGCCGCCGACGTGCCAGAGGGCGGCGGTGTCCGTGGTGCCGGCGAGGGTGTTGCGCGCCAGGTCGACCGCCCACGTCATGGGGTTGTACTTCGACACGTTCTGCACCCAGTCGGGCATGAGGGATGCCGGCATCATCGTCGTCGAGAGGAAGGTCACCGGCAGCACCACGATCTGCGAGATGCCGATGAGCGCCACCTGGTTGCGGGCGGTCAGGGCAGCAGCCGTGGACAGCGAGCAGAAAATGGTCGCCAACAGGAGCGCAGCGAGCAGGGCGAGCGCCATGCCGCCGACGCCTCCCGGATACGTCGCCCCGCCGAGCCATCCGATGAGCAGCACGACGATGGACTGCGCGAGGCAGATGATCAGCTGCTGCACGAGCTGGCCGGTGATGATCGCCGTGCGGGCGACGGGCGCGGTGAGGAGCTGATCCATCACGCCGGACTTCATGTCGTCGATGTATCCCGTGCCGGCCCACGCGCCGCTGTACAGCACCGTCATCATGAGCACGCCCGGCACGAGGAATGTGACGTAGTCTGTGCCCGCGAAGCCCGGCAGTTTGCCGAGCGAGGAGAACACCTGGCCGAACAGCAGGATCCAGACGACGGGCTGCACCAGCGAGAACGCGGCGCCCCACACCTGGCGGCGCACGTTGATGAGCCAGCGTTCGGTGATCTGAGCGGTCTGGGTGAGCCATCCGGAGCGCACGGGGTGTGCCGGAACGGTCTGTGCGAGTGCGGTGGTCATGCTGCTTCTCCCTTCGAGGAGGCGTGCCGAGCGGTAGTCGCTGCGGAGCCGGATTCTGCGGACTCGGATGTCGAGGTGCCCGATTGGGAGGCATCCGTTCCGGAGTCGGCGCGGTCGAACGACCGGCCGGCGTAGTGCAGGTACACGTCGTCGAGGCTCGGCCTGGATGCCGACACGGCGCCGAACACGACGCCTGCCTCTTCGAGCGCTGCGATCGTCGGCGCCACGGCGGCCGATGCGTCGTCCGTGCGGGCCACGAGCTGTCCGCTCGTGCCCTCGGACTCGACGACCACGTCGCGCAGTCCGAACACGGATGCCGCGGCACGCCGCACGCGCTCCGCGTCCGGCTCGACGAGCGAGACGCGCAGCGTGTCGCCGTTCAGCGACGCCTTGAGCTGGTCAGGGCTGCCGCCCACGACCTTGGTTCCGTGGTCGATGATCATCACGTCGTCAGCGAGGCGGTCGGCCTCTTCCAGGTAGTGCGTCGTGAGGATGACCGTGATCGCGCGCTCCGCGGACAGCCTGCGGATCTCGCTCCACATCGCAGCACGCGCCTCGGGATCGAGGCCCGTCGTCGGCTCGTCGAGGAAGAGCACGCGAGGGGCGTGCACGAGTGCGGCAGCGACATCCAGCCGCCTCCGCATTCCGCCGGAGAACTTGCCGACCGGGCGGTCGGCGGTGTCGCCGAGTCCGAATTCGTTCAGCAGAGCGGATGCCCGTGCCCTGGCATCCCCAGCGGCCATGCCGCGCAGACGGCCTGCGAGCATCAGGTTCTCCGTTCCGGTGAGCAGCGGGTCGGTGCTCGCGCCCTGCGACACGTAGCCGATGT encodes the following:
- a CDS encoding FtsK/SpoIIIE domain-containing protein, giving the protein MRLKLTLNRPSGQPADIVVTADAAASISEIAAAIARLDPANAGLSSQALQASLPASLTLHAVLPGQSEWVLLPPEAPVGEAWIASGAIVQLADAGLHYAPKNLGRGAQVATLRVVNGPDAGSEFPITLGTTVLGRDPGCDIVLHDDLVSKRHVRFEASDAVEVVDLGSANGIVVDGGIVPRLRVTREETLLIGDSEVRLTITDRQALAGVAPKAGPVFFNRSPKVEARYVGQEFKAPEVPAKAEPQPFPLLAMIAPLLIGGVMFVFSGQITSLLFILMSPVMMVGNALTEKTRAKRRLRKSVGEFDDSLSGLSEELEKETAKERDLRTKESPSTQDAFGQAVVRGPLLWTRRPEHWSFLNVRLGVGTMSSRNLIKTGGRGGILKEYQERLDDVVERHRNVEGVPIIDNLYDSGALGIAGSPHQAIGSLNSILVQLTALHSPAELAVAAILSPSWSAELEWLKWIPHTSSPQSPIGAGHLADSAASGATLLSALEGLVNERLAKREAQRRGAMKTDAAAQERAADVAKGESTPGAQAPIPAMVVLISDDAAVDRARLVQLAERAADAGVYPIWISDHVAALPAACRTYLELSDVPGTGRIGFVRLGETIDDVATEVVDGQGALDFARRMAAVIDAGAVAADSSDLPRSISLVTLLGHDLVETSESVVDRWRQNNSVHDRSGAAPVPRRAGTLRATVGSGGIDPMHLDLRTQGPHALVGGTTGAGKSEFLQAWVLGMAAEYSPDRVTFLFVDYKGGSAFADCVSLPHCVGLVTDLSPHLVRRALTSLRAELHHREHLLNRKKAKDLLELEKRGDPDSPPALVLVIDEFAALVGEVPEFVDGVVDIAQRGRSLGIHLIMATQRPAGVIRDNLRANTNLRVALRMADEADSSDVVGTQDAAHFDPGIPGRGVAKTGPGRLMLFQSGYAGGWTGREPDRAGIDVAELRFGGEVRWEDPGAIDADADTKRDPGPTDQQRLVASMVDAQRLAAIPAPRRPWLDELAPVYDLTLLRQRTDSELLLGVADVPDRQEQVPIYFQPDVDGNLAVYGTGGSGKSTVLRTLACSAAITPRGGPVHVYGLDFGAGSLRMLEQLPHVGAVVKGDDAERVVRLLRMMHEQLEERAQRFAAANASNIAEYRQLAGRPDEPRILLLIDGFPSFREDYEGQGMRAQWYDVFRDVLTDGRQLGMHVALTADRGGAVPSSVAASVQRQVVLRLADEDGYRMLGEPADVLSGTSPAGRAIVDELETQIAVLGGTPIVSEQSANVAKLGAAMHRAGAKPAPEVGSLPVEYPQSALPDRVAGLPVLGIGEGDLVPIGFDPTGAMVLSGPPASGRTTAFLTIARSFRRFDQSARMYYIGNARSAVSREPMWARAATTDEAADELARELTEAMGNEGGIRIGIFVESIGDFSQSAADSSLTGLLKAVNRSDHFLLADGDQSGWASGWGMIGEAKSARRGLLLQPDPTDGDMILNTPLPRSARSEFPPGRGVYVARGKFERVQLPLP
- a CDS encoding ABC transporter permease — encoded protein: MTTALAQTVPAHPVRSGWLTQTAQITERWLINVRRQVWGAAFSLVQPVVWILLFGQVFSSLGKLPGFAGTDYVTFLVPGVLMMTVLYSGAWAGTGYIDDMKSGVMDQLLTAPVARTAIITGQLVQQLIICLAQSIVVLLIGWLGGATYPGGVGGMALALLAALLLATIFCSLSTAAALTARNQVALIGISQIVVLPVTFLSTTMMPASLMPDWVQNVSKYNPMTWAVDLARNTLAGTTDTAALWHVGGLVLLAVLAYVWSVRALRGYQRSL
- a CDS encoding ATP-binding cassette domain-containing protein, with translation MPENSLAVEVADLTKTYRGPHRTPVRALRGLTFQVPAGIVFAMLGPNGAGKSTTTKILTTLSRASGGSARIFGLEVVRRPAEVRQHIGYVSQGASTDPLLTGTENLMLAGRLRGMAAGDARARASALLNEFGLGDTADRPVGKFSGGMRRRLDVAAALVHAPRVLFLDEPTTGLDPEARAAMWSEIRRLSAERAITVILTTHYLEEADRLADDVMIIDHGTKVVGGSPDQLKASLNGDTLRVSLVEPDAERVRRAAASVFGLRDVVVESEGTSGQLVARTDDASAAVAPTIAALEEAGVVFGAVSASRPSLDDVYLHYAGRSFDRADSGTDASQSGTSTSESAESGSAATTARHASSKGEAA